CCGAGGGCAGCTCACCAGATGGTCGTTCACCAGCCCTGCAGCCTGCATGTGGGCGTAAACCGTAGTTGGTCCAACAAACTTAAATCCGCGCCTCTTCAGATCTTTGCTCAGCCGTACCGATTCGGGCGTTTGGGCGGGTAGCTGGCTTAGCTCCGTAAAGTGGTTTACGATGGGCTTTCCACCAACAAAGCTCCAGATGTACTCCGTAAACGAGCCAAACTCCTGCTGAACCTCTAGGAATCGGCGGGCGTTATTCACCGCCGCCTCCACCTTTTGGCGGTTGCGGATGATGCCGCTATCCTGCAGCAGCTCCTCCACCTTTGCCGCATCGTACAGCGCCACCACCTGCGGGTCGAAGCTGGCGAAAGCCCTTCGGTACCCCTCGCGGCGACGAAGAATGGTAAGCCAGCTAAGCCCCGCTTGTGCGCTCTCCAGCGTTAAGAATTCGAAATGCATCCGATCGTCGTAGACCGGAACTCCCCATTCGTAGTCGTGGTACTGCACGTAAAGCGGGTCGTTGCTCGACCAAGGGCATCTCTCCATGGCATGATGTATTTAAGGGTGCGTAAAATAGTTTTTATAAAGAACCGCAAATTATAAACATTTCTTAGCTGGTCGATGTTTATCCCTAAGCTAGCAGAAAACCGCAAGTCTTGGGATGGTAAAATCGTTGGCAAATTAGGGGTTTTACGGATTTTACAGCACAAGTACGTATGGATTTTGAATCTGGTTAAGAAGAGAGTTTAAACCATTTAAAAACCTTTAGCAACATGAAAATTCTGGTGGTGGAAGATGATGAGGTAACCCTTAAAGCGTTGGAGTATCGGTTAAAGCTGGAAGACTTTGATATCACGGCTGCTTCTGATGGTAAGGCTGCCGCCAAGCTGCTTTTGGTGGAAACGTTTGACCTGATTGTGTCAGACATTTTGATGCCGCATGTCAACGGCTTGGAATTGCTGAATATGGTACGCTGCGATATGAAGCTGTCGACCCCGTTTGTTGTCATGTCATTTCTTGGGCAGTCAAACAACACCCATAAGGCGATAGAGATTGGCGCTTCCGATTTTATAGAAAAGCCAATAGATATCGATGAACTGATTGGGAAAATCAAAAAATATAAAAAAGTAGCAGTATGAGGAAGATGCTCAAGGTAGCGTTAGCCTTCCTTGTGTTGGCTTTTGGGGCTGCAACGTGGCTACCTGCTCAGGATACCTCCGAGCTTTTTGCCCTTGCCAAGAAGTTGGCTAATGAAAAGGTATACTTCCAGTCGCAGCAGGTATTACGCGAAATTTTGGGCAAGGAGGATAATGGGGATGTAAGGTTCTACCTCGGTCTCGTATACTCCTGGAATGGACAGTACGATGAGGCACGAGAGGAATTTCGGTCTTTAGTAAAGGACAGACCAGCCAGCTTGGAGCTGGTTAACGCGCGGTATAATGTGGAGCTGTGGTCGGGTAGTTATGCCGCAGCCATCGATGTTCTCGATTGGGGAATAGCGCAGCATCCTAACGAGCTGGATCTTCAGCTTAAGAAAGCGAAGATGCTCGGTTATCTGAATCGGGATAAGGAGGCGGAAAAGGTGCTCGAGGAGGTGCTAAGCAAGCAACCCAACATGGTTGAGGCTCAAGACCAGCTGGTGTTCATTCATAATTCCAATCTAAAGAATACGGTATCGGCGAATGGAACCGTCGACATCTTTAGTGATAACCTTAGCACATGGTATTCGTCGTATCTGCAGTATAGCCGTAGGCTCGATATTGGTACGGTAATCGGTAGGCTGAACTATGCCAATCGGTTTAGCACAAATGGGTATCAGCTCGAAGCCGATGGCTACCTTTCGCTGTGGAAGGGTGGCTATTCGTACGCTAATATGGGGGTCTCTCCTTCATCAATATTCCCCGACTTCCGGTGTGGCTACGAGTACTACCATTCGCTACCTAAAGCATTCGAGGCTTCGCTAGGTTTCCGTTACCTTAGATTCTCGCCAACAGACATTGTTATCTATACCGGTAGTTTTGGAAAGTACTATGGCAGCTACTGGTTTTCGCTTCGACCTCATTTAAGGTTCAATCAGGGTGATGTTTCTTACTCGTTTAGGCTATCAGCACGTAGGTATTTTAGCGAAGCCGACTCCTATGTAGGAGCTGATGCAAGTTTCGGAACAGCGCCCGATTTCGACCATCAAAATATTGGCTACTCGTACCTCAAACGCCTGAAGTCGTATGGGGTAAGGGCTACCTATAGCCAAAAGCTTGCTAAGGTATGGGTTGTTATGGCAAGGCTAAGCTTAAGCCGCGATGAGATCATCAAGGGGATGTACAGAACCCAAACCAGCGTTGATGTTACCGTTTCAAAAGCATTCTAAAGTATAGGCAGATGGAAAAGACAAGGGTTGAGAATCTTGATAAGCTGATTATAGCCTCGTACCGCTACCTGAATAACGTGCTGGCTTTGCTGGTTATATTTTGGCTAATGCGGCTATTCGATGTATTTGTGATTGCAAAGGAATTCTCCTTTCCTGCGGGGATGAGGGGAAGCCATCTTCTAGGGATTCTATACGATACCTACTTTGTTTTTAAGGTGGCAGGTGTCTTTTTGCTTCCCTATCTTTTGCTTACGCTCCTGCGCATAAGGATTGCTCAGGGGCTGTTCGTATTTTCCGGAATAGTGGTGGTGGTGGTAAACCTTATACTGGTTGTTTATTTTGCTTCAACCAAAATCATGCTTGGCTCCGATATTTTTGGGTATTCCATAGCAGAGATGCGTGAAACGTTGCAGACGTCTAACTCGTTTTCGGTTATAAACATTATTCCACTTGTTGCTTTCCCCATTCTTTACTTGGCGCTGCACCACTATATTGTTCGGATAAAGATCCCGAATGCTGCTTACTACATATTTTATCCTGCAATTGCGGTGGTTCTTCTGAGTTCAGGCTATTCTGTTGCTAACGCCAACTCGTTTAAGGATAGCTTTGGGGCATCTTTGGCAACCAATAAGTTTGGATACTTTGCCCTTAAAGCCTCCAGCTATATTGCCGAGATGGAGCAAATAGAGAATGCAAAAAAGGGAACTTTTGTCAATGATACTGGTAGAGGTCTACTGGTTAGCAGCAAAGACTACGTTAGCAAGGAGTTTCCCATGCTCCGCAACGACAATACCCCCGATGTGCTAAGCCCATTTTTCGATACAACAAAGGTTAAGCCCAACATCGTATTCATCTTGGTTGAAAGTCTAGGTCGTGCCTACAGCGGCGAAGGCGCCGATTTGGGGAGCTACACGCCATTCCTCGACTCGCTTTCGCGTAATGGGCTTTACTTCGAAAACTTCCTGAGTACCGGTGGTCGTTCGTTTGCAGTGTTCCCATCCATCCTAGGGTCTTTGCCACTTGTTAACAGGGGATTTATGGAGCTGGGGGATGACATGCCTAACCATAATACGCTTTTAACCATGCTTCATGCCAATGGTTACAGGTCCGATTTTGTTTATGGTGGCGATTCGAAGTTCGATAATATGAGGCAGTTTTTCGAAAGGCAAAATACTAGTCGAATTGTAGATGGTAAGAATTTTGGTTCTTCCTTCGAGAAGATGCCTCCAGGCAAGAGCGGCTTTAGCTGGGGCTATGGCGATATGGATATCCTCTCGAAGCTGGTTGATCTACAACAAAGCAGCACCACTACGCCTACAGTTAGCATTGCTATGACTCTTTCCATGCATAGCCCTTTTGTTGTTAAGAATCAACGCGCATACTACAAGCAATTTGAGGGGATTCTTAATCGCTCATCGATCTCAAGCGATAGAAAAGATCTTGTAGCCAAGTATGGAAAGGAGCTATCTACCGTACTATACTTCGATGAGTCGTTGAGGCTATTCTTTAAGAAGTTCGAGAAGCAGCCATCCTACAGGAATACGATTTTTATTATTACAGGCGACCATAGAATGCCCGAAATCCCAATTGGCACTCAAATCGATAGGTTTAGGGTTCCATTCCTGATATACTCGCCAATGCTAACCCGTTCTGCCCGATTCCGCTCGGTTTCTACCCAATTTGATGTAGCACCGAGCCTTATCGCGTTTCTCCGTAATAGGGCTAATCTGCAATTTCCAAAGCTGGCATGCTGGGTAGGTACGGGGTTGGATACGTCGCGTAGCTTCAGAAACGTTCATTCGGTGGCATTTATGGAGAATAAGAACGAGCAAACCTGCTACTTGGACGGTATTAACTTCATTGCGATGGGCAAGCTTTATTCAATCACTCCTCAACTTGGATTAGTTAAGGCTAACAATCCAATGCTGCTGGGAGAGATGACAAAGAAGCTGAATTCGGTAAAGAATGTAAGCGCATTTGTATGCTCAAAGAATAAGCTTGTTCCAGATTCTCTACTGGTTAAATCTAGAGCTGCACGAAAAATGGCGTTGAATATAAAATAGGTTACCATGGGTCAAAGTAAAGTAGGCAGAGCGCTAGTTCTGAATCGAGATATTTTTATCTCATTGGCAGTTGCAATGCTGTTTGTTGCACTAATAGCGGGGCTTTACAGCATATTCGGGATGAATCTGACTTTTGCGTTCCCCCTGCTATCCTTTTTTTATAAGCTTTTTAGTGTTCTAGCCATCATATACGCTATAGTTATAGTTGCAGCAAATCGAAATGGCAAGAAGCTTATTATCTACAACTACTCCTTGCTCGTTATTTACTCTTTCGCGGTAGTTCTCTTTTTCGCCTTTATAGTGGTGACATACTTCCATTTCGAAAGTAGCATAAACGGTATAGTTAGCTACGCAAAGGAGAATTTTAGATTTCCATCCT
This window of the uncultured Acetobacteroides sp. genome carries:
- a CDS encoding DNA-3-methyladenine glycosylase I, with the protein product MERCPWSSNDPLYVQYHDYEWGVPVYDDRMHFEFLTLESAQAGLSWLTILRRREGYRRAFASFDPQVVALYDAAKVEELLQDSGIIRNRQKVEAAVNNARRFLEVQQEFGSFTEYIWSFVGGKPIVNHFTELSQLPAQTPESVRLSKDLKRRGFKFVGPTTVYAHMQAAGLVNDHLVSCPRHGEVQGMVR
- a CDS encoding response regulator, which codes for MKILVVEDDEVTLKALEYRLKLEDFDITAASDGKAAAKLLLVETFDLIVSDILMPHVNGLELLNMVRCDMKLSTPFVVMSFLGQSNNTHKAIEIGASDFIEKPIDIDELIGKIKKYKKVAV
- a CDS encoding YaiO family outer membrane beta-barrel protein — translated: MRKMLKVALAFLVLAFGAATWLPAQDTSELFALAKKLANEKVYFQSQQVLREILGKEDNGDVRFYLGLVYSWNGQYDEAREEFRSLVKDRPASLELVNARYNVELWSGSYAAAIDVLDWGIAQHPNELDLQLKKAKMLGYLNRDKEAEKVLEEVLSKQPNMVEAQDQLVFIHNSNLKNTVSANGTVDIFSDNLSTWYSSYLQYSRRLDIGTVIGRLNYANRFSTNGYQLEADGYLSLWKGGYSYANMGVSPSSIFPDFRCGYEYYHSLPKAFEASLGFRYLRFSPTDIVIYTGSFGKYYGSYWFSLRPHLRFNQGDVSYSFRLSARRYFSEADSYVGADASFGTAPDFDHQNIGYSYLKRLKSYGVRATYSQKLAKVWVVMARLSLSRDEIIKGMYRTQTSVDVTVSKAF
- a CDS encoding LTA synthase family protein; translation: MEKTRVENLDKLIIASYRYLNNVLALLVIFWLMRLFDVFVIAKEFSFPAGMRGSHLLGILYDTYFVFKVAGVFLLPYLLLTLLRIRIAQGLFVFSGIVVVVVNLILVVYFASTKIMLGSDIFGYSIAEMRETLQTSNSFSVINIIPLVAFPILYLALHHYIVRIKIPNAAYYIFYPAIAVVLLSSGYSVANANSFKDSFGASLATNKFGYFALKASSYIAEMEQIENAKKGTFVNDTGRGLLVSSKDYVSKEFPMLRNDNTPDVLSPFFDTTKVKPNIVFILVESLGRAYSGEGADLGSYTPFLDSLSRNGLYFENFLSTGGRSFAVFPSILGSLPLVNRGFMELGDDMPNHNTLLTMLHANGYRSDFVYGGDSKFDNMRQFFERQNTSRIVDGKNFGSSFEKMPPGKSGFSWGYGDMDILSKLVDLQQSSTTTPTVSIAMTLSMHSPFVVKNQRAYYKQFEGILNRSSISSDRKDLVAKYGKELSTVLYFDESLRLFFKKFEKQPSYRNTIFIITGDHRMPEIPIGTQIDRFRVPFLIYSPMLTRSARFRSVSTQFDVAPSLIAFLRNRANLQFPKLACWVGTGLDTSRSFRNVHSVAFMENKNEQTCYLDGINFIAMGKLYSITPQLGLVKANNPMLLGEMTKKLNSVKNVSAFVCSKNKLVPDSLLVKSRAARKMALNIK